In the genome of Planococcus donghaensis, the window AGGTCTTTCACGCTCCGCGTTTTATAAATATCGTGACGCTGTATTTCCGTTCCATTCGATTGTCAAAGAACGGATCTTGACGGTCTTCTTGCAATTAGAAGACCGCTCAGGAACGCTTGCGACACTTCTGCAAACAGTCGCTGAAAATGGCTGTAATATTTTAACCATTCATCAAACCATTCCGATTCAAGGACGGGCGAATGTGACTTTGTCTTTGGACGTTACGGCGATGGATGGGAACTTGGACGTATTTTTGCAACAGCTGAAAAAACTTGATTTTGTCGAGTCGGCTGATGTGGTATCAAGCGGATCATCTTAATGGAGGAATGTTTAAATGACTGGACAAGCTATAAGTAAACGAATCTCATATTTAGGGCCGGAAGCGTCATTTACACACCTTGCGGCAACAAAAGTTTTCCCTGATAGTACCCTAGTGCCATTTACAACCATTCCTGAATGCATAGAAGCAGTGGCAGAAGGCAGCGTAGATTACGCTGTCGTCCCACTGGAAAATGCATTAGAAGGATCGGTTCCATTAACTGTAGATTATTTATTCCATGAAGCTCAATTGTATGTGACAGCTGAAGTATTGTCGCCGATTGAACAGCATTTATTGGTGCACCCTGAAAACCGCCACGCGGAATCATTTGAAGCGATTTATTCGCATCCGCAT includes:
- a CDS encoding ACT domain-containing protein, producing the protein MKDISEQRYYLVREDVLTEAMQKTLEVKRMLQNDRISIMDAVNKTGLSRSAFYKYRDAVFPFHSIVKERILTVFLQLEDRSGTLATLLQTVAENGCNILTIHQTIPIQGRANVTLSLDVTAMDGNLDVFLQQLKKLDFVESADVVSSGSS